CCCGCCTCACCGGCAAGCCCTTCCTGCCACCCGTGTACGGCCTGGAGATCGGCGACGCCGACTGCTACCTCCACAACGCCAACCGCGGCGAACGCCGCACCCTCGACGCCCTGAAGGTCGCCGACGGCTACGTCGAGAACGACATGCCCAACGGCTGGATGCTCGTCAACGACGGCTACGGCTGCGGCTACGAGAACCTCGCCGAGGCGTCCGCCGGGCTCGGCGAGCGCGGCATGAAGCTCGGCCTGTGGACCGAGGACGGCATCGACCAGCTCGAAGACCAGGTCAAGGCCGGCCAGCGGGTCGCCAAGCTCGACGTCGCCTGGGTCGGCGCCGGCTACAAGTTCGCCCTCGACGGCTGCAAGGACGCCCACGCCGGCATCGAGGCCCACAGCGACGCCCGCGGCTTCACCTGGGCCCCCGAGAGCTGGTCCGGCGCCCAGCGCTGCGGCGTCCAGTGGTCCGGCGACCAGTCGGGCACCTGGGAGTACATCCGCTGGCAGATACCCACCTACGCCGGCGCCTCCATGTCCGGCCTCGCCTACACCACCGGCGACGTCGACGGGATCTTCGGCGGCAGCGCCAAGACGTACACCCGCGACCTCCAGTGGAAGACCTTCCTGCCCGTCACGATGACCATGGACGGCTGGGCCGCCAACGACAAGCAGCCCTTCCGGTACGGCGAGCCGTACACCTCGATCAACCGCGCCTCCCTCAAGCTCCACGAGGCCCTGCTCCCGTACATCTACAGCCACGCCCACCAGGCCACGAAGACCGGCGTCGGCCTCGCCCGGCCGCTCGCCCTGGAGTACCCGGACGACCCGAAGGCCGCGAGCGACGCGGCGAAGTACGAGTTCCTCAGCGGCGAGGACTTCCTCGTCGCCCCCGTCTACCAGGACGCCGTCGAACGCGACGGCATCTACCTCCCCAAGGGCACCTGGATCGACTACTGGAGCGGGCGCACCTACGAGGGCCCCGTCACCGTCGACGACTACAGCGCCCCGCTCGACACCCTGCCCCTCTTCGTCCGGGCCGGTGCCACCGTCCCCATGTGGCCCGGTGACATCCGCTCGTACACCGACCGCGCCCCCGGCGACCCGATCGCCTGGGACGTCTACCCGAAGGGCAGTTCCTCCTTCGAGCTGTACGAGGACGACGGCGTCACCCGCGAACACCGCGGCGGCCGGTACGCCACCCAGCGCGCCGAGGTCCGCGCCCCGAACGGCGGCCCCGGCGACGTGACCGTCCGCATCGGCGCGAGCAAGGGCACGTACACCGGCAAGCCCACCGCCCGGCCGTACGCCTTCACGGTCCACACCGGCGACGCCCCCGGCGCCGTCCGGCTCGACGGGCGCAAGCTGCCCGCCCTCACCTCCCGTGCCGCCTTCGACGCCGCCGCCCAGGGCTGGTGGTACGACCGCGACGAGCGCGGGGGAGTGGTCCGGGTCAAGACCGCCGCCCTGCCCACCGACCGCGGCTTCGAGCTGCGGCTGACCGACACCAGCGCGGTCGGCGGGGCCGTACCGGGCGCGTCCGCCGTCCTCGCCGCCCCCACCGGGCAGGAACTCGGCGCGGGCGCCCCGGGCACGGTCGCCGTGGACGTCACCGCGGGCGCCCGCGACGCCACCGACGTCCGCGTCACGCTCGACGCACCGGCGGGCTGGCAGGTCACCCCGGCCGCACCGATCGGCCGGATCCCGGCCGGCATCACCCGGCGCGTCGAGGTCGCCGTCACCCCGGCGGCGGACGCGAAGCCCGGCGAGGCCGCGCTCACCGCGACCGCCCGCCACCGCGCGGCGGGCACCGACCGCACCGCCACCCAGCGGTTCGCGGTCGGCGTGATGCCCGCACCGCCGACGGCCGCCGCCTGGGCGAGCGACCTGGTCTGGCTGCGCTCCACGAACGGCTGGGGACCGCCCGAACGCGACCGCTCCAACGGCGAGTCCGGCGCCGCCGACGGCCGGCCGCTCACCCTGGCCGGGACGACCTACGAGAAGGGGATCGGCGGCCACGCCGACTCCGACATCGAGGTCTACCTCGGCGGGCGCTGCACCGCCTTCACCGCCGACGTCGGCATCGACGACGAGATCAACGGCTACGGGGACGTGGCCTTCTCCGTCGAGGCGGACGGCAAGGTCCTGTGGACCTCACCCCGGCTGACGGGCGCCTCCGCGACCCTGCCGGTGGACGTCGACGTGACCGGGGCCCGGCACGTCCGGCTGCGGATCACGGACACCAACGGGTCGAAGAGCGGCGACCACGGGGACTGGGCGGCGGCCCGGTTCACCTGCACGTGACCGCCCGAGGGCCTGAGCTCCTGAGGTCCTGACACGCGTACGGGAGGGGCGCCCTCGGGCACCCCTCCCGTACCGATGTCTACGACTCGGCGTCGCCGCTCCCGCTCTCGTCGGACGAGTCCTCGGCGGATCCTTCGGTCGTCCCTTCGGAGCTCGGCTCCGTACCCGCGCCGGGCTCCGGCGCCGACCCCGGCCCCGGTACCGACTCCGGACCCGGCCGCTCCGGCTTCGGCGGCCTCGTCCGGCCGCTCCCCGTGTCGCGCAGGAACGGCGAGTCGCCGCCCTCCGTCGCCACCCCGGGGCCGCCCCCGGGCCCGGTGCCCGGTTCGCGCCGCCGCAGGTAGCGCTCGAACTCGCGGGCGATCGCCTCGCCCGAGGCCTCCGGCAGCTCCGCCGTGTCCCGCGCCTCTTCCAGCGTCTGCACGTACTCGGCGACCTCGCTGTCCTCGGCGGCCAGCTGGTCCACGCCCAGCTGCCACGCCCGCGCGTCCTCGGGCAGGTCGCCCAGCGGGATGCGCAGACCGATCAGGTCCTCCAGACGGTTGAGGAGCGCGAGGGTCGCCTTCGGGTTCGGCGGCTGCGACACGTAGTGCGGCACCGCCGCCCAGAGGCTCACCGCGGGCACGCCCGCGTGCGTGCACGCCTCCTGGAGGATGCCGACGATGCCCGTCGGACCCTCGTACCGGGTCTCCTCCAGGTCCATCGTCCGCGCCAGGTCCGGATCGGACGTCACCCCGCTGACGGGGACCGGCCGGGTGTGCGGCGTGTCCCCGAGCAGCGCGCCCAGGATCACGACCATCTCCACCCCCAGCTCGTGGGCGAAGGCGAGCAGCTCGTTGCAGAAGGAGCGCCAGCGCATCGATGGCTCGATCCCGCGCACGAGCACCAGGTCACGCGGCTTGTCGCCGCCGATTCTGACCACCGAGAGCCGGGTCGTCGGCCAGGTGATCTTCCGGACGCCGTTGTCCAGGAAGACCGTGGGCCGGTTGACCTGGAAGTCGTAGTAGTCCTCGGCGTCGAGGGCCGCGAACACCTCGCCCTTCCATTCCCGGTCCAGATGGGCGACCGCGGTGGAGGCGGCGTCGCCGGCGTCGTTCCAGCCCTCGAACGCGGCCACCATGACCGGGTCGATCAGCTCGGGTACCCCCTCGAGCTCGATCACCCAGCGCCTCCTTTTCGAAGTTCCTGTCGTACGGACCAACCTTACGGCTTTCCGGCGGTCCGTCCGCAGCCCCCGGACATCCCCGAAAACCCGTGCGGCCTTGATCGACTACCCAGGAACTCGCCTCCGCACACGGCGGTCTCACTCCTCCCAGAGCGTGCTCGGCGCCTCCCTCCGCACCACCGGCGCGATCTCCTCGGCGAAGCGCTGGAGCGTCTCGGACTGCTCGGCCGTGGACTGGCCGAAGGTGTCGACCGTGACGGACTGGAGGTCGTGCCCGTAGTGCTCGTGGTAGCCGAGGATCTTGTCGATGATCTGCTGCGGCGAACCGATCAGCTGCGGCCCGGCCGCGATCGCGTCCTCGATCGTGCGGAACGGGGTGTTGTAGCCGGCCTTTCCCTCCAGGTGCGGGCGGAAGCTCTGCCGCACCTTCGCCTCGTACAGGTCCCGGTAGCGGCTCACCGCCTGCTCCGCGGTGTCGGCGATGAGCAGCCCGCCCGAACCGGCCGCCACGCGCGCGTGGGCCGGGTCGTGCCCGTACTCCTCGAACTTCTCGCGGTAGTGGGCGATGAGCCGCGCGTACGCCTCCCTCGGCTGGATCGCGTTGGCGGTGAAGAGCGGATCGCCGTGCTTCGCGGCGAGTTCCGGGGAGTTGAGACTTGTGGCCGAGCCGTGCCAGATCCGCGGCGGACCGGCGTACGGGCGCGGGACCGTGGTGACGTTCTTCAGCGGCGGCCGGAACTCGCCCTCCCAGTCGACGCCCTCCTCCGACCAGAGGCGGCGCAGCAGCTCGTACTTCTCCTTCTGGAGGTCCCACTGCCGCTCCTCGTCCAGCCCGAAGAGGTCGAAGTGACCGGCCTCCGCGCCCTTGCCGACGACGAGTTCGA
The sequence above is a segment of the Streptomyces sp. NBC_01255 genome. Coding sequences within it:
- a CDS encoding NPCBM/NEW2 domain-containing protein, whose protein sequence is MQSSMRMRAAVVGALLGLLTAFAGPGGSASAEPSDTTVGDVTGFAADGSVYRLTAGQTEARVSFVTADTFRIELAPDGRFTDPTGTDIVLPQGPPPATHWRDLGDRYELGTAAVTLRVTKSPLRFSAVRADGTPLWSETQGLTWNQDRTTQTLARGADEQFYGAGMQNGRGNTTHRGKTVEVGVDYNWNDGGHPNSVPFYLSSAGYGVYRNTYAPNTYAFTEPVTTTAKEQRFDAYYFAGTGRDALKDVIGQYTRLTGKPFLPPVYGLEIGDADCYLHNANRGERRTLDALKVADGYVENDMPNGWMLVNDGYGCGYENLAEASAGLGERGMKLGLWTEDGIDQLEDQVKAGQRVAKLDVAWVGAGYKFALDGCKDAHAGIEAHSDARGFTWAPESWSGAQRCGVQWSGDQSGTWEYIRWQIPTYAGASMSGLAYTTGDVDGIFGGSAKTYTRDLQWKTFLPVTMTMDGWAANDKQPFRYGEPYTSINRASLKLHEALLPYIYSHAHQATKTGVGLARPLALEYPDDPKAASDAAKYEFLSGEDFLVAPVYQDAVERDGIYLPKGTWIDYWSGRTYEGPVTVDDYSAPLDTLPLFVRAGATVPMWPGDIRSYTDRAPGDPIAWDVYPKGSSSFELYEDDGVTREHRGGRYATQRAEVRAPNGGPGDVTVRIGASKGTYTGKPTARPYAFTVHTGDAPGAVRLDGRKLPALTSRAAFDAAAQGWWYDRDERGGVVRVKTAALPTDRGFELRLTDTSAVGGAVPGASAVLAAPTGQELGAGAPGTVAVDVTAGARDATDVRVTLDAPAGWQVTPAAPIGRIPAGITRRVEVAVTPAADAKPGEAALTATARHRAAGTDRTATQRFAVGVMPAPPTAAAWASDLVWLRSTNGWGPPERDRSNGESGAADGRPLTLAGTTYEKGIGGHADSDIEVYLGGRCTAFTADVGIDDEINGYGDVAFSVEADGKVLWTSPRLTGASATLPVDVDVTGARHVRLRITDTNGSKSGDHGDWAAARFTCT
- a CDS encoding PAC2 family protein, whose amino-acid sequence is MIELEGVPELIDPVMVAAFEGWNDAGDAASTAVAHLDREWKGEVFAALDAEDYYDFQVNRPTVFLDNGVRKITWPTTRLSVVRIGGDKPRDLVLVRGIEPSMRWRSFCNELLAFAHELGVEMVVILGALLGDTPHTRPVPVSGVTSDPDLARTMDLEETRYEGPTGIVGILQEACTHAGVPAVSLWAAVPHYVSQPPNPKATLALLNRLEDLIGLRIPLGDLPEDARAWQLGVDQLAAEDSEVAEYVQTLEEARDTAELPEASGEAIAREFERYLRRREPGTGPGGGPGVATEGGDSPFLRDTGSGRTRPPKPERPGPESVPGPGSAPEPGAGTEPSSEGTTEGSAEDSSDESGSGDAES
- a CDS encoding LLM class flavin-dependent oxidoreductase → MKFQVLSIVHHTPHPLTGELLSAADRLEQVVTLGETAERLGFDAYAVGERHAGPFLSSAPTVLLAALAARTTRIRLLTGVTVVAILDPVRVAEDYATLDQLSRGRLELVVGKGAEAGHFDLFGLDEERQWDLQKEKYELLRRLWSEEGVDWEGEFRPPLKNVTTVPRPYAGPPRIWHGSATSLNSPELAAKHGDPLFTANAIQPREAYARLIAHYREKFEEYGHDPAHARVAAGSGGLLIADTAEQAVSRYRDLYEAKVRQSFRPHLEGKAGYNTPFRTIEDAIAAGPQLIGSPQQIIDKILGYHEHYGHDLQSVTVDTFGQSTAEQSETLQRFAEEIAPVVRREAPSTLWEE